From the genome of Scylla paramamosain isolate STU-SP2022 chromosome 37, ASM3559412v1, whole genome shotgun sequence:
ggaatcatgaaaacacccttgaaaaccccaataacttctgcAGAATCTTTTTAAccaccactggaatcatgaaaacacccttgaaaaccccaataactccTGCAGAATCCTTTTAACCgacactggaatcatgaaaacaaccttgaaaaccccaataacttctgcAGAATCCTTTTAACCgacactggaatcatgaaaacacccttgaaaaccccaataacttctgcAGAATCCTTTTAACCGACACtggaatcaagaaaacacccttgaaagccctAACAACTTCTGCCTGGTAAGAGGAGACAGGCTACAGCGACAGAGAAACATGGACAGCCCTTTTATAAGATCTACTCTAGGTTACTCTGATCTTTTGGCCACagtggaaggggggaggggagtatATATTCAGTAATACCCCCTGGCTGCTGCTGGTACCCTAGTGTgcctgtattcctcctcctcctcctcttcctcggagTCTGAGCTGAGGTACTTGGCCCACTTGCTGATCCTGGCATCCCCAACACTCCCTACAGTTCCTCCGTGCCCTCCCTCAGTGACTCCTGCAGGGATGGTACAAGATTTTCACAGGAGGAATTCTCGTTCAAAATGGTAAATAAAaattctgtctatctgtgtatatATCTAGCTAGCAGTCCCACAACAGGGCCCCAAGACAAAGCAttgcgcactcacacacacacattattcacactctCAGCCCCGTCAGCCCCTGGAGGAGAGGGACAGTCTGGTGGACCACCCTACCACACCCCAGGAGTTTAGGGacaccacagctggccacacacacccacagcaaggccccacagcacacactaaTTCATCTCCGCCCCTTcgtaacagaaaataaataaaaaacaggaaataagattaaataaagcataaatgagtaggttaggttatttaaaTCATTCCTGCCAGATTTGTGGTtggtatttcctccttcctatgacttgaactcttaaaagggaagtttcaagacacttatccttcagtacTTAATGATTCTTTtcaacctattttttttccctctctctcaactttttgCCGCTCTTACCCAGTACcccttatataaataaataaatgaatgaatgaatgaataagaaaattgatggaaaaagaggacaagACAGGCCACAGAAGGAATACCACAGAAATAACCTTAGCCTCCTAATTTCAAGGCACAGACTCACCCTCCCCTGCCGTGTGTGGTGGTACGTGGCCCTCCGCCGGCCCTTCCAGCACCATCTCACAGCCCTCCTGCAGCTGTGCCTCTAGCTCagcctcctgcccctcctccagGCTCCTCCTCAGGGTGTTCAGCTTCTGCACATGCACGCGACAGTCCTTCCCCGAGCCCCTGCCATACTCCTGAAGGatgcagagggagggagaatgttaggttaggtgatgaaggggcaggatgaaaaaaaaaatgctctttTGAGTTATGAt
Proteins encoded in this window:
- the LOC135091310 gene encoding MRN complex-interacting protein-like, with product MAQEFNVVRCYSCSVFQSHQVRKDKKFVCKMCGEKQSVRKEYGRGSGKDCRVHVQKLNTLRRSLEEGQEAELEAQLQEGCEMVLEGPAEGHVPPHTAGEGVTEGGHGGTVGSVGDARISKWAKYLSSDSEEEEEEEEYRHTRVPAAARGYY